aaaaaaaaaatattaaaaatcatttccaatgattttctttttttgttaatgaTTATCAATATGTTCACTCATtatattttcctatttcttgaatgataataattacatattatccttgcattattttctctataaaAAATGTAGTTCATTCAGAAACACATGTTTCCCAAGTCAATAAAAAGCAATATTTATAGAAGCCTGTAATATCAAgaattttcgaatatttttatcattgatttaCGTAAACTAATTGTAAGACGATCGAGAGCTATCAAACAAGTgtaataaagagaaacgacTATCACTATACTAGCAAGATCGATAGAATATGGAAGTTATATATctcactaaaaaaaaaaaaaaaaaaaaaaaaaaaaaattatcaataatacatattattgtttattaactGTTGAATTACTGAAGgtagatatttttcatttagcaAGCTTATGATCCTTCACCAAAAATACTTGTAATGAATCATTAATAAGTCAAATCGAACTACTTTCTATACTTCATCAGAAACAATATTTACTcaatataaatcattgataattCATAAGATTATGTCATAACGTCTAAAAGGCGAAACAGTGAGCGTCATCCACGAAATAAAAGCACGAGGCTACCAAATATCGTCTATATATTCCTCTCGCACGTACATAAAAGCCAATCGGGCAACGAATGGATCGATGTAGCCACTGGTTTCTCTCCCTTATCCCGAGAATGTATCGGTGCTCCACATCGtaagttctttctttccctctctcattACTAACGCctcgtatttatttatgtttcaaGTAAAATCACGTGAAACGACGAGCTAAAAAGAATGAACTTAGGCAAGatcttttttcgttaaaatgttttttataacAGGAATAGGATTGGATTACTTATAAACGAtctttttatgatataatccTGATATATGCTTTTtaacaaaatgatatataaaaaaaaagagagagagagaaagagagagagagagagagagagagagagagagagagaaagagaaaattacaattatttgttcatacatatatacatgtagatgtatatatgtttttctaGCGTGActcgttataataaatacaaagcTAAGTACAAATTACATACATGTTTATATCGCACGTAGAAATTAGAAAGGTATGCATCTCTTAcgtcgtatatatacatacataggatAGATATTATGTAAGGTCGGAAAGCATTTGCGCGTTAACTATATCGATCCATCCGCATACCATTGGAATTGGACCAAATCGCGGACAATATCGATTTTCGAACCGGACGTAGCTCTTTATACGCACGATGTACAATAGGTCGGCTTGATTTAACGCGTCATCTTCCTACTTATAtttgacacacacacacacacacacacacacacacacatatgtgtatattgacatcgaaataaaaagagattgtAATCTCCGTATGTTCTATCGATCATCCGATGATCTATGAGCTTAAATAACGGCAAGAGTTTATATCTTCGAtcgttgttttatttttatatcgacaattttaaacaatatatcgattatcatttttcgataattgaaAACAAGCATAGATCCACTGTTGCATATATGACTCACTCAATGTTTGAAATTTCGCGCGTGAATTTCGGATACAAACGAGATGAACGATGTTTCACGAAATTATCCGATATAACAAGtgtcgttataataaaaacattcttGCAAtggtggaaaagaaaatagagattaATTTGTACTATATAGTGGTTACCGAATGgatgatatttcaaaataagaaataactaTCTGCGAAGAGAAGCTGGTTACACAATTAGTAATGTGCATATCTCGAGAAAGTAGGACAGCGCGCAAAGATAACGCGGGCAACTGGATATTCTTGAATCGTTTCTACCGTAATCATTACGTAAACGTTCCAGTAATTAGAGATCCATAGTAGTTGCGATAGAacgcaattaaaaaaattctacgGTAGCCGTACAAGTTCAACGTTACGTTGGGATCGTAATTAATTGCAAATTGGATCCTTATGAAAGGATGAAATTACGTTTCGTAGAATCGTATtgtcttttgatttttttttttcttttttttttcttaagttttTACTAATGATGAGATAAAACCATGAGAAACGAATTTAACTTTTAACTATCGTAGAGGATCGTAAAAAAACGATCAGAGAAAAAgcgtaaaaagataaaaaatagatcAATGTAAACAGCTCTCCAAGAGAGATGAATTAGTAGAAGAGGCATATGTATGTTGAAATGAGTAATTCGCTTACGAGATGGCCCATGGGCGGGATATACAGCACACGTTTTGCAAACTGTGCACGTGCGAGTCTGTCTTCGGTCCTTcgacctttctctttctttcttctttccttccttccttccttccttccttcctttctctctctttttctctctccccctctcattctttcgctctctctctctctctctctctctctctctctctctctcgctctctttcgctctctctcgatGTCTTTGCCCCTCTTTAACCTATCACCACCCACAGCGCAAAAGCCGCGAGTTAAACGagacgcatatatatatatatatatatatatatatatatatatagagagagagagagaggaaaaatttTGTCTTATCTCATATCCTATCGTAGGCGTaacttaaaagaaaataaaatgaaatgaaagattCATACCTGCGGAATGTTGGCATAAATTTGACGATTGAGCGAGTCCCGTTCCTTCTCAAGTTCCCTCACCCTGGTCTCAGCCTCCTGTACCCGTTCCTGACACTCACGCAACGAATCCATCAGCTTGTCCCTTTCGTCCAACATCGAAACCATTAATTGTTCGAAGTTCGCATCATCGCCAGAGAATTGCGAACTTCTTTGGCTGATACTGTCCTCCGCGATCGTTGGCATCACGTCACACATCGCACTCCACATTTTGATGTcgctattttattttcacttcTTTCCCACCTCCCCACTacctctcctttcttctcacccttttctccttttcttttcgctaACGCGCCCGTAAATTCTGATCACTTCAGCGCGCAAAAGGACAAATAACGATgttgatgacgataatgatgacgatgacgatgacaatgataacggcgacgacaacaacaatgatGACGACGGCGGCGGCGACAGCAATGATCGGTCAGTGAAGTGTAGGTAATGAacgaaacacacacacacactacaCTACACTACACTTTATAAAGAAGCACACGTGcgcgagagcgagagatagcaaaacaagagagatagagatatatacatagataaatagagagagagagggagagagagagagagagagaatagtgaTGTAGAGAAACGAAGGGATATATATTGctgcttttttctctcactttttcttcctctctttctcactacatacgcacacacgcacactaCTCCACTCTACCgtacgtcttcttcttcttttacttcttctacttcttcttttcttcttcttcttcttcttcttctccttcttcttcttcttctccttcttcttcttcctcctcctcctctcacTTAATCATTTTCCTTGGTCTTCGCTTCCTTCGTCCGCGAGTTTTCGTTGGATCGATCAAATTGAACGACattcaaaaaagaagaaaaaaaaaataaaaggaaaagatataaaatatgaaaaaaagaggaggacgTAGTCCTCTCTCGCGGAACTAGCGACGGTAACTGGTAGGCGGAGCGCGAAGAGGCACGCACGGAAGTCGCGTATCGCCGCCCCTCTGACGTCGTACTCGTGAAGCTTAACGCTATCGTAGAGTTTGTCGACGCTCGGACGTTCGTTTCACAAAAAGCAGCGACCGGTTGGATAATCTGCGTTGAAACAATCCTCTACCGATGATATTCGTATCGTAAACGAAAGAATCGGTAGCACCTTATTCCCGGtggcgatgatgatgatgataatgatgataatgataacgacaacgatgacgacggcgATGACAACAACGAACGAACACGAAAAGTCGTGCTCATGTCCAATATATAGAAGGGCCACcgaatacttttctttctcttttcctttcaccTTTGTTCGTTGTACATAcgacttctcttcttctttcactaattcctttttttctcacaaTCATAAAAATGAACAACTATAACAGAATTGGACCACTCGAAATCGAGATACGTTATagttcgttctctcttcgttcgaaTCGATCGCACAAAAGTAAACGCGACGAATAAGAACGGTTGAGTACACTTCTACACCGCGACAAACCTTACAGAGTACCGGCCACCGTCATGTTTCCCCTCCATCATCTGTGTAATTCTTCACTCCTCCCACTTTTTATTCACTAAATCGTTGCGCTATACTACTATTTTACTCCTGTGCCGTTCGACAGTACCAAGTTcgatatctctatctctctcactttccttCCCTCTCAGTCTCTGTTGACGTCCAATCAACGAGGACCTTAGCGCAGAACAGAAAGCACGGCGatagtaataatcaaaatttaagGGAACTCAAGTAATTATCTTGCCCGTTTTTCCGGTTCGTAGTTTCGGTTTCATTCAGGCAAGTTTTCTTACGTACATATTTCGCCAAAAATGAAAACCGATTGatgcgaaagaaagaaagagagagagagagagagagagagagagagagagagagagagaggaatgagagagagagagagaaagagagagagagagacagaaaaaggaTTCGTTTTTTCTGTCTTCTAGAAACTTCAATATTCGCGATATGCTTGCCGTTCGTTTGTTcggtaaagataaaaaacgaagaagaaagaaaccgagagtgatagagaaaagaaaaatttgcgaACACTCTCGTTCCTCTTCTAATCTTCTTCTGGTAGAGCACGAGATGTACGTTGagttgctctctctctttctttctgtcggTCAGTCTTTCGTAGTTTTacgtattgtttattttattcaccGTCCAAAAGATACTTGAAGGAATGTAAGTCGTGATCGCGACTCAGAACACTGGGAGTCGCGCGAGTCTACGTGTGAATCTCGGCATCTCGATGACAACAGCATTATCGCGGGGAAGGCCGAACACTGACACACCTACGCCGCTCGATTCCAATTATTCTTCCCCTCCCGcgctctctgtctttctttctctctctcttgcttactcattctttctctctctttctatatgtttgtctctctctttctctctcccccctctctctctttctttaagcCAATTTCGGTTTTACAATTCCCCACCCTTAAGCCTACCGTTTCGTTCGTGGTCCTTATTCGATGTGGTGTGCCCCAGAGACAGTGGCCATCTTGTATCTGACGTCATCCAACGACACCGATACGGTTCTCCTCACTGGCCCGATCAAGCAATAAGAACGAGCGCCCTCTCAATGGCtgattttcattcgatatatTATGACCTTTCACTATTCTCATTAAATCAAACCCTTCTAAATCCAATGTAAAAGCttatatatagagatatataaataattcattcaatattattataattaagctCATTGGTATTTCCTATCCATcaaattacatatttaaaaaaacatcTACTATATACGATACATACGTAAGGTTTTTGATTTAACCAATTCTAGTCATTCCATTACCAACCAAtcctattgaaataatttgcaAACTCGAAGCTGATTCGCTTATATTAAATCACGCATATGTGATCGTAACCAATTGTAATTATCTGTTGCGTCCTAcgattgattatatttatttgactCATATTATGAAttgagaaaaattatgaaaactaGTCTactatgtataatttataatacaagtttaaaattcgattacttttatttaattgttttcaaTACCACttcatgttatttttttattatgttatatttcaGTTAACAATGtggtatattttttaatatcgtaaagaaactttttttatgaagaatactcttttcttttttaagacaGTCTTTAATACAgcaatgtaatttttattatttttccttttaaatatattttgtgttTATTATAAGTCATTATatcaagatatttaaaaaggaaactttattgaaaaagaatatttaaaagaaaaaaaaataataataaataaaacaagatgTACGTAAGAGTACGTCATGTCGGTAGATCAATTGGGCGCCACTTTCGGAAGAGAGAATCGCGCTACACCCGTGATGCTATGTGATCAATATCAGTGTTGCGTCTCAGCCTTTGGACCAACGTAAGGCAGACGGATctgaaaatagagaaaagaaaagcgacATGAAAGCCGTAACGCATACTTGTACGTCAGGAAGCGGTAAGTGTGAgcatattatcaaataaacgTTGTTGAATAAATATGTtcctattttttgtttttccttaataaaatacatattataatttctttaaatatttaatattgttttactgtacatacatatattttttttgtgatatattatatgtccTTGTACTGTATATGCATATTTCGCATTTTcagtaaattataatttttcttaagaattaattatatgtgtacgatatatgtatgtgattTTAAATGGAATATTATGAAAACAATTGCAACTCAAATATATTGTagaatttacaaataatttcttttataaattatcatcatgaggaagatagaaaatttatttaaaattgttgtattaaaatttcttctaaTAACAAGtgtttcattttgtttacTGTTAGCGTACTTTCCCGATTTGTATCATAGTAGATAAAACTACTCAcattcttgaaaaatatttattttcttatgttttcttttctttttctttttaattttttgtattaaacAATCGAAAAGTTCTAATCTTTCGTATAATCGCACGTGTTTGTTGTCGATTTTGTATTCCATACTCGTTACAGTTTTAGATTTTCCGGAAGGTGAATCGATCGAAGACATCGCTGAGTCCGTAGACGAATTGCGAGAAAAATTAGCAAATATGAAGAGATTGATGGAAGAACGTAAGGGAACGACTCTGGGCGAGATCAGTGCacgtaaaaggaaagaagctTCGGACATAATAGatggaaattttctttcttggaTTTTTGGCTCTGCTCTCGTTGTTATATTAAGCGTTAGCTTTTACgctttttataatctttatcacGCGGTACTTAAGAAATTCCCTTCGCATCATACAGagttgtaagaaaaaagaaaagaaaaaaaagaaaaaagaaaatagaaaaaaaaaacaagaaagtaagaaaaaggaGTGAAAAACGCGTCAAATGTCCTTTCAAATGGTAATTTTCTtctgattttttatttctctttgattGTATTAATTACAACGATGTTACAATCGCGACTAACGATacgagatttcttttttatgcttTCAGAAGACActatacgaaagagaaaatgaaatggatAAATCAACCAGAAGAGATACCATATTTTGGTGTAATTATTATGTCCGTTTTACGATGTAATCGTAAGTGACTGACTCACTGATGACATcttaaataacaatgatttagTTATCAATgtaaaagttaaaataattttgaggCAACATGTGATATTATTGTCGATGAAATTTTACactatcaaaaaagaaaaaaaataacaaaatatatatatatatattttgtataataatatatatataatatatatataatatatatatatatatatatatatatatatatattattttgatcaaaattatatatattatagtgcATACACTATGatcctataattttttttttattattattattgttattatagaagttaattgaatgaattattttaagaattatGCGTAAAATACTGACacattaaaaggaaaaggaggaaaaataaaaaattatcggcaagataacgaaaaaacaagaaagtgCCTTAATATGTCATACCGCATAATTTCTATCCTACGTACAAATATCTAAtcactattatatataatctaatattataccaaatgtttatttgtttaattcgTTGTTAATGCATTCACATATTACACGATACAACATAGGTAATATTTATCGTTGAAATCGCTGAGTATTACGTGTTCGCCTCAAAATGAATTCGTATAAATCTTATTCAATTATCGtttacttaattatttcttaaatgtataaattatgttctcaataattatataaatagcaTTTCTTTcgcattaaatattttattgtaatcgaattgtatgaaaataattatttcaaatgtatatacaGAGTGAATAGGAAAATCTatagtaaataaaagattgtctcaagatttaataattactggttattatcaatattataaattatttgattatataagaaataacagagattaaatttaaagataaatagtattttatttggaaatattttcctACATAGTCCGTAATCGAAAACCAACAGAAGTTTTGTAAAGAGAAAATCTGGATTTCTCACAGCCGGAaactatatgaaagaaaaaaagaataataatattagactattaaaaagatgataataataatagaatatcaaaaaaatttatatcaatgtACCGTATCCTGTTCCTTTGTTTTCCAGATCTTTGGTAAAATGGATAAGCATCTTTTCATATTCCTCTTGTTGCTATAACGACGATATCATAAGTGacatcttatattttttttaacagataattttttattattatgacataTTTATAAGCAATAAttcattacaatattaatcCCCATGGTAGCTTAATAGCTTATTTGCAATACCTTTACAACCTCCTTCTTTAATTCTTCTCGTCGAAGAGACAAATTTGAAACCTGACTTTGTAAAGATTTCACCTAATAATAAGATCGATTTTTATGTAAGATATTAATGcgatatgtaaaaatattcatagagGACAAACCTCTTCTTCAGTTTTATGGACATCTAGCTTCAGATCGCTCATTAAAGATTTGTAACGACTTCGACAAGTCgaagttttattttctatatcgtTCAATGCCTTTTCtacactttttattttatactgcGATTGCTTTAGCTACATTTTATCccattttatgaaaaataaatcattaatgaaatatttataaaatgaaagtatataatattaaaaactaggaattgttcttataaaatatataatcaaattatttaaatctaaCCATACGCTCCTTCTCTGTAAGTTTTTCCGTAAGTGTTTGCAGTTTCATATCCATATTTTCTTGGTTCTAAGCGCATTGTATATTAATTGTCATTCATAaagattatatgaaataattaaacgttaatataaaaaaagatgttatgtttattaaaaatgaaaataatctataataataaattacttcATTGAACGTAGTAATCTTggtgtttctttcttcgtctaaaatctatagtaaaataataaataaataagtaataaataaataataaataaataatataaaaagataataaataaatgtaataatatatatatatatatataatgtgtaatatttttcactaCATCTTTTTACGATTTAAGATATACTAACACGTTTCTTTAATTCCTCCCTATCGTCGTTattctgaaataaaatgataatagttctttttttttaaataatttcaacaatattaaatatttttatgtatgctCTTGTATAGTCTTACtgagattataataaaaatagcgataTACAATacaacaaatagaaaaatccatgatatctttgatataaaaaatgttaaaataactGTCCACATGGTTTTGtgaatttaaatgttaatattcTAACCAAATCATATCGTTGTTGAGAGAATTTCACTGGCGACATTAGCAAAATTAccaaattcatttaataaattattcgtgATAGATGAAgatcaaaataaaagatttatttgaaaatcaaGAGAATCGATTCAAGTTGATTAGTATTTTCCCGGGCTTATTCGAACAGTTGACATTGAATAACCATATGATCTATCGATCATTACTTTTTATCTAAAAGTaagttttttatatataaaattataataatttaaatcaagATTAAATTGagtattttatgtaatataaaatatcattttttattgatttcgGTAAGAAATTAAGTTTgtacttgaaattatttctttcttcctttgattttcttcctcttccaaaATAGATTTTCAATTTTAGATTTTAGTAGTATTgctaaattatttctttacaaaTATTCACGATTCTTTGAATAGTAGTACACacgtattaatttaatatttctaattgacGAGGTGTTCTATATACGGCAAAACGTATAAAGAGCCTTTGAATAgtgttttaaaatttatatgtttttttcgattgaacagtaaaattaacgttaaggaaaaataaagttgATGTTAAGTCAGCTTCACAAAATATGTATCCGCATATTGttactaaaaaagaaagatataagaaagaataaaaaattttactcaTACTTAACcaataaaaatgaagtttgtggatataacaaaattatttgcaTTAGCAAGAATGCTAATAATTGTAGAAATTACTTAAATTACTCAAATGAAAATGTTACTTTGCCATCCCAATCACAGATTGTCATTGCAGGTGCAGGGACAGTTGCGAATTCTGTCGCTTATCACCTTATCCTTAATGGGTGGCACGATGTTCTTGTATTGGAACaaaacaagtaatttcaataagatcaattattttcattattttatattttataatttaaaagcaaaaaaaatcaCTTTTGTCTTATACGTTTATAGGATCGGTAGTGGGACATCATATTTTGGATCTGGAACTCTTGGTTTATTCAAACCAATTTCTCACA
The genomic region above belongs to Vespa crabro chromosome 2, iyVesCrab1.2, whole genome shotgun sequence and contains:
- the LOC124433125 gene encoding uncharacterized protein LOC124433125 isoform X2; the protein is MKAVTHTCTSGSDFPEGESIEDIAESVDELREKLANMKRLMEERKGTTLGEISARKRKEASDIIDGNFLSWIFGSALVVILSVSFYAFYNLYHAVLKKFPSHHTEL
- the LOC124433125 gene encoding uncharacterized protein LOC124433125 isoform X1, whose product is MKAVTHTCTSGSVLDFPEGESIEDIAESVDELREKLANMKRLMEERKGTTLGEISARKRKEASDIIDGNFLSWIFGSALVVILSVSFYAFYNLYHAVLKKFPSHHTEL
- the LOC124422112 gene encoding DNA repair protein RecN-like encodes the protein MWTVILTFFISKISWIFLFVVLYIAIFIIISVRLYKSITIIILFQNNDDREELKKRILDEERNTKITTFNENQENMDMKLQTLTEKLTEKERMLKQSQYKIKSVEKALNDIENKTSTCRSRYKSLMSDLKLDVHKTEEEVKSLQSQVSNLSLRREELKKEVVKQQEEYEKMLIHFTKDLENKGTGYVSGCEKSRFSLYKTSVGFRLRTM